The region AAAGGTGCGGAGCTTCTTCAGGAGATTGCTTTCGATCTGGCGCACCCGCTCCCGGGAGATGCCGAACTGGTCGGCGATGTCCTGCAGGGTGCGGGGCTCGTCGGTGAGGAGCCGATCGTGGATGATGCCAGCGGCCAGCTGCCCGGTGTTTAGGTGGCCCAGGACGCCTCCGGCGGCTTCTATGGCGGCCCCTCCCTGCCCAACGGCACGGCCTCGCCCTCGGCCATTGCACGCCGTAGCCCGCGCCTAACCCTCCGGCCTGCCCGGTCGTCCTCGCGTCAGCCCTTGGCCGGCAGCGACCGGGCACAGGCCAGCCCCTTCTCCAGCCAGCCCCGGTAGTCGGCCAAGGACAGCAGCCGCCCCTTCGGCACCATCACCCAGCCCTGCATGACGCGGCCGGTGATGGCCAGGGGCAGGGCCTGGCCGGCAGAGACCAGCCGGGCCGCCTCGCCGGCATCCCCCAAGCGGACGATGAGGTTGTCCTGGTAAATGCCGAAGGCCATGTTCCCGCCAGCGAGATAGCATAGCCCGCCGAACATCCGCCGGCAGCGCACCTCCGGTCCGCCCACCCCAGCAGCGGCAATTTTCTGTTCCATCTCCGGATCATGGGCCATAGGGCTCCTCCTGAAGGATGACGGAGCGCTGCGACGCCCGGAGGCTGCGGAGATGGCCGCTCGGTACCGCGACCATTCCCGACAGCCGCCAGCCGCGGCAGCCGCCTGTTTTTCCCCACTGCTCAGGTACCGTTCTGCCTAGGATTTGCATTCCGGTTCGAAATGGACTATACGGGCAGGACGATGTCTGTTGCGCGCCCCATGCCGCACGGTCCGGCCCAGTGGCCCTTGCCCGAGACCGGCCTCGAGGCGCCCCGCCTCGTCCGCTTCTGGCAGCGCCTGCCCCACCGCTTCCACCGGACCCTGCTTCTGGACTACGACGGCACCCTGGCCCCTTTCCGGGCCCAACGGGACGAGGCCGTTCCCTTTCCCGGCGTCCGCGAGCTCCTGGACGCCATCATCGCCGACCGCGGCTGCCGGCTGGTGGTGGTGAGCGGCCGCGCCATCGACGACCTCATCCCCTTGTTGGGTCTGCAGGCCGCCCCGGAGATCTGGGGCTCCCACGGTCTGGAGCGGCTCCATGCCGACGGCCGCCGCCAGCGGGCCCGCCTGAGCGCCCGGGTACGCCAGGGTCTGGAAGAGGCCTGGCTGTTGGCCCAGGCGGTCGGTTGGCCGGAGCGCTGCGAGACGAAGCCGGGATGCGTGGCCTGGCACTGGCGGGGGCTCTCGCCGGCGGAGGCCCGCGCCCCCCTGGCCCGCATCCACGACGCCTGGACCGGCATCGCCACCCGCTACGGCCTCGCCCTCCACCCCTTCGACGGCGGCCTCGAGCTCAGGACCCGCCACGGCAACAAGGGGGATGCCGTGCGCGCCGTGCGGCGGGAGAGCGGGGTGCACGGCATCGCCGCCTATCTGGGGGACGACCTCACCGATGAGGACGCCTTTGCCGCCCTGGGCGACGGCGATCTGGGCCTGCTGGTGCGGCCGCAGGTGCGTCCCAGCAGGGCTGGTGTCTGGCTGCGGCCCCCGGAAGAGCTTCTGGCCTTTCTCGCCCACTGGCGGGCGCTCTGTGCCGCCGGCCCCTGCATCAGCCAAGGAGGACTCCATGCCCCTGACCGATCCCGCCCCCACCCTTCTGCATGAGGGCCGAACCCGCCTGGTGGCGGTCTCCAACCGGCTGCCCATCGCCCTGGCCCGGGCCCCGGGCGGCCGCTGGACGGTCAAGCCCGGGGCCGGTGGCCTCGTCACGGCCCTGGTGCCGGTGCTGCGCCACCGGGGCGGCATCTGGATCGGCTGGTCAGGGCTCACCGGCGAGGAGCCGGACCTGCCGGATCTTACCAGCGCCTCCCGGAAGGTGGGCTACCGCCTGGACATGGTGCACCTCACCGGGGAAGAGCAGCGGCTCTTCTACCACGGCTTCGCCAATGAGGTGATCTGGCCCTTGTTCCACGATCTGCAGACCCGGTGCAACTTCCAGCCCGAATACTGGTACCAGTATCTGGCCGTGAACCGCAAGTTCGCCGGGGCGGTGGCTGACACCAGCCGGCCGGGGGATTACGTCTGGATCCACGACTACCACCTCATGGGGGTGGCCCAGGCGTTGAAGACCCTGGGCGTGGAGCGCCAGACCGGCTTTTTTCTGCACATCCCCTTCCCGCCGGTGGACATCTTCCTCAAGCTGCCCTGGCGGGAGCAGATCCTGCAAGGCCTTCTGGACTACGATCTCATCGGCTTCCAGACCATGCGCGACCGCCGCAACTTTGTCCACTGCATCCAGCACATTGCCCCGGAGGCCCGGGTGCACGGCCGGGGGGCGGTGGTCTCCCTGGCCATCGGCAGCCGCCAGGTGCGGGTGGGCGGCTTCCCAATCAGCATCGATTACGAATGGTTTGCCGCCAAGGCCGGCAGCCGCCAGGTGGCGGACCGCGCCTGGTATCTGCACGAGGAGCTGCCGGACCGGCAGATCATCCTGGGTGTCGACCGGCTGGACTACACCAAGGGCATCCCTCAGCGCCTGGAGGCCTTCCGCACCGCCCTCGCCCGCTACCCGGAGCTCCATGGCAAGGTCACCCTGGTGCAGGTGGTGGTGCCGAGCCGGGAGGGCATCCCGGAGTACCAGGCCTTGAAGGCCCGTATCGAGCAGATGGTGGGGGAGATCAACGGTCGCTTCACCCGGGGTGGCTGGATCCCCATCCAGTACCTGTACCGGAGCCTGAGCCAGGAGGAGCTTCTTGCCTACTACCGGGCCGCAGAGATCGCCCTGGTCACCCCGCTCAAGGACGGCATGAACCTGGTGGCCAAGGAGTTCTGCGCCTGCTCCCTGGAGGAAAGCGGTGTTCTCATCCTGAGCGAGTTCGCCGGCGCTGCCGCCGAGCTGCAGCGGGGGGCGCTTCTGGTCAACCCCCACGACATCGAGGGGGTGGCGGCCACCATCCGCGACGCCGTGCAGATGCCGGCGGCGGAGCGGACCGGCCGCATGCGGCGCCTGCGGGAGACGGTCCGGCGCCACACCATCTTCCGTTGGGTGGACTCCTTTCTCCAGGCGGCCTTTGCCCGCAAGCTCACCGACTTCCCGGCCCTGGACCGCGTCCACCAGGAATACGTCCCGGAGATCTCCCTGGAGGCGCCGGCGGACGCAAGCGGCCCGACCATGGCTACCAGCCCGGGGCAAACCGGACCATAAGGAGGGTGCCTCATGCCCGACCGCCTGTCCGTGCTCCTGGAGCCCGCCGTCTGGAAGACTGCCGCCTCCTCCCTGCTCCTGCTCCTGGTCGCGGTGCTGGCCGGCCTCATCGTCTTCCGCTTGACCTTCCGCCTGGTGCGCCGCCTCAACGCCCGGGCCGCCCACCCGCTGGGCGAGGCCATTCTCAAGCACGGGAGCGGGCCCTTGCGGCTCCTGCTGCCCCTGGCCTGCATCCTCTTCGTCTCGCCATCCCTGTGGCTCCCGGCCCCCCTGAAGGCCGTTCTGCGCCATCTGTTCAGCCTCGCTTTCATCGCCGGCTGCGCCTGGCTCTTCACCAACACGGTGCTCGTGCTCCGGGATCTCATCCTGGCCCGCTTCGTCCTGACGGCGGGCGACAACCTGCGGGCCCGCACCGTCCACACCCAGGTCAATGTCTTCACCAAGATCCTTCTGGTGCTGATCGCCCTTTTTGCTGTCGCCTCCATGCTCATGACCTTCGACAAGGTCCGGCAGGTGGGCGTGAGCATCCTGGCCTCCGCCGGCGTCGTCGGGATCATCGTCGGCTTTGCCGCCCAGCGGAGCATCGCCGCCCTGCTGGCTGGCATCCAGATCGCCATCACCCAGCCTATCCGCCTCGATGACGTGGTCGTGGTCGAGGGCGAGTGGGGCCGCGTCGAGGAGATCACCCTCACCTACGTGGTCATCCGGCTCTGGGATCTCCGGCGCCTGGTGGTGCCCATCAGCCAGTTCCTGGAGAGGCCTTTCCAGAACTGGACCCGGGTCTCGGCGGATCTTCTGGGCTCGGTCTTTCTGTACGCGGATTACACCGTGCCGGTGCAGGCGGTGCGGGAGGAGCTGCTGCGGATTCTCAAAAAGAGCCCGGGCTGGGATGGCAAGACCTGGGCCCTGCAGGTCACCAGCGCCACGGAGCGCACGGTGGAGCTGCGGGCCCTGATGAGCGCCGCCGACGCCGCCACGGCCTGGGATCTGCGCTGCGCGGTGCGGGAGGAGCTGCTGCGGTTCCTGCAGGAGCAGTACCCGGAGTGTCTGCCCCGGGTCCGGGCTGACCTGGCGTCGCCGGCGGCGGTGGCCGCCGGGGCCGGCTGAGCCCGGCGTCTACCCCCTGCCCCCACTGGGCGCCCCCTGGTCCGGATCGACCTCCCGCACTCGGGCCAGCAGCGCCGCCCCCGCGGCAAAAAGCAGCAGCACCGCCAGGATGCCAGCCCGGGCAGCCAGGCGATTGGCGGCGGCCACCGCTGCCGGCTCGGCCGCCACCGGCAGCACCAGCCGGCGCACCACGAGCCCCACCAGTCCCATGAGCGCCGGCCCCAGGATGGCGGCAAAGCGACCCAGGGTGTTGTAGAGCCCGAAGAGCTGACCAGCCTCCTCAGGCGGGATGAGCCGGGCAAAGAGCGCCCGGCTCTGGCTCTGCACGCCGCCCTGCACCAGGCCGATCACCGCCGCCAGACCGAAGAACTCCCAGCGCGACGCCATAAGCGCCCCCCAGAGGGTGACGCCGGCGTAGGCCGCCAGGCCCCACAGCACCGCCGGCCGGGGACCGATCCGCGACCCCAGCCGGCCGAAGGCCAAGGTGGCCGGAAAGCCCACGAACTGGACCAGGAGCAGGGCGACGATGAGGTCGCTGGAGGAGAAGCCCAGGGACAGGCCGTAGTCCACCGCCATACGGATGATGGTGTCGACGCCGTCGATATAGAACCAGTAGGCGGCCAGGAACAGGGCCACCTGCCGCCGGTGCCGCAGGCCGGCCACGGCGGAGCCAAGCTGGCGGCCCGCCGCCCGCAGCCGGACGAAGACCGGCATGATGCCTGCCGCCGGCCGCGGCTCCCGGATGACCGCCAGGGCTGGCCCGGTGAAGAGCAGCCACCAGAGGGCCACCGCGCCGAAGCTCGCCAGGGCGGCCTGGCTGGGGTCATGGAGGCCCACCAGGCCCGGCCGCAAGGTGGCCAGCACCGCCAGCAGGAAGAAGAGGCCGCCGCCCAGATAGCCGGCGGCAAAGCCCAGGCCGGAGGCCACCGGCAGGCGATGGCGCGGGGCGACCAGGGGCAGGAGGGCGTCCGTAAAAACCGTGTTGAGGGAAAAGCCCACCACCGCCGCGCCGTAGACGATGAGGGCGAAAAGCCAGCCGCCGGCCGGCACACCCATGAGCAGGGCGGTGGCGCCGGCCCCCAGGAGGGTGCCGGCCAGGAGCCCTTTCTTGCGGCCCAGCCCCTGGTCAGCCAGAACCCCGGCCAGGGGGGCCAGCACCGCCACCAGCAGGCTGGCCAGGGAATTGCCCAGGCCCAGCCGGGCGGTGCTGATGGCACTCTCCACCCCGGCGCTGTGCCAATACTCCTTGAAGAGGATGGGGAAGAAGCCGGCCAGCACCGTGGTGGCAAAGGCCGAGTTGGCCCAGTCGCACAGGGCCCAGGTCCAGACCTGGCGGTCGAAGCCGGCCAGTCCCCCTTCCACCGTGCGCTGCGCCCTGTCCATGGCTGTCACTCATCGCCGCGGCCGGCCGGCCGGTCTTGACACAGGGGCTGGATCGGGCATAGTGGAGCGGCGCACCCCTGTCACCGCCGCCTTGCGGCACTACCCTTCCTGGAGGCCCAGCCATGACCAGCACTCGCAGCCGTTACGCCCTGTTCCGCCTTTCCGTCCTGGGTCTTTTGTCTGTCGCCCTCGTGACCGTACTGGCCCCCCGCGCCCAGGCGGCCGCACCGGACCTGGACTTTGCGGAGATGACCTACACCTTCGACCCGGCCCCGGCGCTCCTGAGCCTGCAGATCGGGCAGTCCACCTTCGTCGGCTGCGGCCCGGAGCAGGGCCAGCTGGAAACCTTCACCGTCATCATGCGGGGCCGGATCATGTTCTGGGTCGAAAACCAGATGGTGTGGCGCAAGCTCCGCGGACCCGCCGGCCAGCTGCCCGGTCTCTGGGTGGGCCAGGACCCGCACGGCGGCGTCTATGGCGGCCTCTTCCTGCCCAACGGCACCGCCTACGCCCTCGGCCAGTGCCAATAGCCACCACCCACCCGCTCCCATCCGGCCCGGTCGCCGTCGCGTCAGCCCTCGGCCGGCAGCGACCGGGCACCGGCCCGCCCGCTCAGGCCAAGTCTGGCAGTGGCGCCTCCGGTGGAGCCCCGGCCAGGAGGCGCCCCACCAGGGAGACCGCCTCGGTGGCCAGGGTCACGGCCTGGTCCGCGGCCGCAGCGGTGAAGACCTCGGCCGGGATGCCATCCGGAACGCCGTTGGGAAAACAGGCGACATGAAAGCCGCCCTCCCGGGCCAAGTGGCTGGCCCATCGCAGATCTTCTCGCGCCTGCGCCAGCCAGCGCGCACCCTCCTCAGCCGCCGGTCTTTGCATAAAGCCTCCTGCCTGCCGCCAGGGCGCTTCGGAAGAAGGGCCTGACCTGCATGCGCTCCCATTCAGCGGGCGTATAGACGAAGAGATCCAGGTCCACTTCCAGGAGGGGGGCCTCCTCGGTGTAGAGAGCGGCGGTACGCTCCAGGAAGCCCAGCCGGCTGTCCATCACCACCACCAGGTCGAGGTCGGAAAAGAGATTGCCCCGTCCCTGGCCCTGGGAGCCGATGACCAGGACTTCCTGCACCTCCGGCCGGTGGGCAAGAAGCTCCAGCGCCGCGGCCAGTCCGGCCTCCAGGCAAGCCCGGTAGCGCTGGCGCCGGCCCCCAAGCCCCGCCCCTGCTGTGCGGTCAGCCAAGCCCCGAACGGTCATATCCAGCCTCCCGGCCATCGCGCCCTGTCTGGGCCGCCCCGGCCAATGCCCCCGCCCCACGGGCCGGGACCGGCGGCCCTGCCGGCCGGATTGTATCCTGTTCGCGCCACTGGCTTCAATGGCCGGCTGGGCCGTCCGCCCGAGGCGATCACAGCTGGGCCCCCAGGTCATGCCGGCGGCCCAGCTCCTCGATGGCCTGGGCCACCAGCCGGCAGATCTCCTTCACGGTGCCCAGCTCCAGCGAGCTTAAGCTCCGGGGATCGATGAAGTTGTCCGGCTCGATCTGTTGCCCGGTCTGGGCCAGCTGATGGCGGATGCGGAGCAGGGCGAGAAACTCGAAGGCGTGGCCCAGATCGTCACCCAGACGCGTCACCAGGGGATGCCGGCCCTTGAGGACGGCGAGGCGCTCCAGGGTGGAGGTCTCGGGGATCGGGACCTCCAGGCTGCAGATGCGCACCACGCTGTTGAGCGGCGCCAGGCATTTCTTCTTGAGATCCAGATGATGGGCATGCTCGCCATCCTTTTCCAAGACCAGGGAGCCGAAGAGGCCCAATGGCGGCCGGTACTCCGCCGCCAGGTCCACCAGGGCCTTGAAAAAGACCGCCCGCCCCGGCAGGGTCGCCAGCAGGTGCCGCCGGAGGTCGGCTGCCAGGCGCTGCTCGCCGTACAGGGCCCGGAAATCGAACAGGTTCACCGCATGGAAGACCGCCCGCTCCCGGGGTGCGGTGATCCAGCTGTGGAACATCCGCTTCCAGACCGCCAGGGGCTGCCGCCATTGAGGATTGGTGGCCATGTAATCCCCGGCGCAGAGTCGGAAGCCGCAGCACCGGAAGGCATCCACCACGAAGGCCGCCAGGCGCCGGCAGTACTCCTCGGCCGCAAGGCCCTCCTTTTCGCCGGCAGGATCCTGGTAGACGATGGCGTTGTCCTGATCGGTCCGGAAGGTCTGCTCCTTGCGGCCGGCACTGCCAAAGACCAGCCAGCAGAACGGCACCGGCGGCGGCCCCAGGGTCGCCTCGGCCATGGCCAGGATCTTGCGCTCGATGCGATCGTTCACCGAGGTGATGATGCGCAGGATCGAGCTGGCCCCGGCGCCCTGGTCGTGGAGATGGGCAATGAGTCCCCGCACCTTGCCGGCAGCATCGGCGACGCCGTCCACCGTCGCCTGGTCCTCGATCTCCCGGATGACCACCAGGGGTGCGGTGCCCTGCAGGACGAGAAAGTCGTGACTGGTGACCATGCCGGCAAGCCTTCCCGCCTCCATGACCAGGAGATGATGCACCCCCCGGCTCATCATCTTGAGGAAGGCCTCGAAACAGAAGTCCGTGCCGGCGACGGTGATGAGCGGCGTGCTCATGATCTCGCCCACCGGATCAGCCAGGTCCTTGCAGCAGGCCAGGACCCGGTCCCGCAAGTCAGAGCAGGTCACCATCCCCACCGGCCGCTCCCCGTCGTCCACGATCACCAGCGCGCCGATGTGGCGGGCGGACATGAGCCGGGCGGCCTCCACGATGGGCGTGACCCAGGGGGTGGTGACCACCTCCTGTCCGGCGAGATCCCGCACCGGGGTCGTGAAGAGCACCCGCTCGGTCTCCAGGCCCAGACCCCGGCGCGCTGGCGGGGGAGGGCTTTTCCGGTCCGGGCGGCGCGGGAAATAGCCCGGGATCAGGTAGTCCCGCAGGAAGGGCTGCTTGTCCAGGAGCTTGCCGATACTGGCGTGGTCGGCCACGTAGCAGACCGTCTCGCCCACGGCCTGCACCGAGACGTCCGAGGGGGAGGTGCTGCCCGGGGCAAGGAAGCCGAAGGTCTCCCCCACGCCCCGGTGCTCGATGAGGTGCTCGTCGCCGGCACCGGTAACAGACAGGATCCGGACCGCGCCCTCCTTGATGATGTGCAGGCCCCCGGATTCGCCAGCCCCGGGGCCCAGGATCAGGGCGCCGGCCGGGTAAAGCTTCAAGGTGAGGGCTTGCACCAGGCCCATGAGGGTGGGCTGGTCCAGGAAGGAGAAGGGGGGATGCTTGCGCAAAAAGCCGGCGGCGGCCTTGGAGAGCATGGTGGCGGACCTCTGGCCGGAATCGCGTTCTCGCCCGGTTGTCTTGCAAACCGTACCTTGCTGGCCTATAAAAAGCCAAGCCCCTCCGGCTTGCCGCTTCCGGGCCAGCCGGGGACGCGGCCACCAGCCCTGGGAGGACAGAATCCGCCATGCCCCGCGTGCTCATCGTCGATGACGAGCCCCACATTGCCCTGGCCCTGGAGCTCCTGATGAAAAGGGAGGGCTTCGAGGTGGTGGTGGCAGACAACGGCCGGCAGGCCCTGGCCGCTGCCAGCGAGCTCCATCCCGATCTCATCCTCCTCGATATCATGATGCCGGAAATGGACGGCTACGAGGTCTGCCAGCGCCTGCGGGCGGATGCCGCCCATGCGGGCACGGCCATCATCATGCTGACCGCCAAGGGCCGGGAGGTGGAGCGGGAAAAGGGCCTGGCCCTGGGAGCCGACCTCTACATCACCAAGCCCTTCTCGACCCGGGAGGTGGTTGCCCGGATGCGGGAGGTCCTGGCGGAGCGGCGGCCACGGGTGGCCCCGGGCCAGTCGGCGGCCGCGGACTGACCGCCTTGGCCGGACCGTTACGCTTCCGTCATCTGCTCCTGGCCGCGGCCGTGCTCTGGGCCGCACTCTTTGCCGGCGTCGCCCTCCTCCTGCTGGCGCCGGCCGAAGACGCGACCCTCCGCCAGCCGGTCCTGACGGCCGTGACCGTGGCCGCCCTGGCCGCGGCCCTGCTCCTGGCCGCCGTCTTCCTGGCCCTGGCGCTTCTGGTCTTTTTGCCGCTGGCGCGGCTGGAGCAAGAGGTCCGGATCGTGGCCCGGGTCAACCCCGGGTATGCCATCGCCGGGTCAGGCCGCCATCTGCTGGGCCAGCTGCCGGACGCGGTCAGCGAGCTGGGTCAGGCCTTCCAGGCCGCCCGCCAGGAAATGGCGGCAGCGGTAGCCGCCAGCTCCCGGGCCGTGGAAGAAGACCGGGCCAGGCTGGAGACCATCCTGACCGCCACCCGGGAGGGCATCATCGTCTGCGACGAGCGGGGCCGCATCCTGTTCTACAACCCGGCGGCCAGGGAGGTCTTCCAGGAGCACGCCGCCCTGGCCATCGGCCGCTCCCTCTATCAGCTGTGCACCGCTGCGCCCATCGACAACTCCCTCGCCCTGCTGCGGCAGCGGCAGCTCCGGAAGCCGGCGGAGCCCGCCGCCGGCAATGCCCTGACCTTTGTCTGCTCCACCGTTCTCGGCACCGTGATCCGCAGCACCATCCGCCTGCTGCCGCCGGTGCCGGAGCTGGCCTGGTCCTTTGTTTTGACCTGTGAGGATGTCAGCCGGCAGGCCGCAGCCTGGAGCCGCCGGCATCAGGCCCTGCGTGACACCATGGCCTTCATGCGGCGCACGGTCACCAGCCTCAGCCTCCATCTCGAAAGCCTGGCCGTGCTCCGGGAGCTGGATGCGCCGGGACGCGCCGCCCTGGACAGCGCGATCGCCGCCGACGCCAGCAGCCTCATCGGGCAGTTCGGGGCCCTGGCGCGGGAGATCGAGGCCCAGGAGGCCTGTCCCTACCTGGAAAGCGACATCCTGACCGAGGACGTGGCGGCCTGGGTGGGCCGGCGCCTCGCCAGCCAGGGACTGCGCCTGACCCAGACCGGCGATCCCCTCTGGGTCAGGGCCGACATCAACACCCTGCTCCTGCTGCTGGAGCACCTGGCCTTGAAGGTCTTCGCCTTCGCCCAGGTTGAGGCCATCGAGATCGAGACCCTGCTCGGCGATCGGCTGGTCTACTTCAATCTCTCCTGGCACGGCCGCCCGGTGCCGGAGGCCGAGATCAGGCAATGGAAGGCGGCCCTCCTCGACCCCCTTACCGGCAGGACAGTGGCACAAGCCCTGGAAGACGGCGGCAGCGAGGTCTGGAGCAGCGCCCATGAGACCCCGGGCTACGCCTTCCTGCGCTTTCCCCTGCCCTGCTCCAGCCGCCAGTGGACACCGGCCCAGCCGCGGCTGCCGGCCCGGCCGATCTACACCGACTTCATCGTCGACGAGGCGCCGGCCGACCGCGCCTTCTTGCAGGAGTGGCCCTTGAGCCGCATCCCCTTCGTGGTCTTCGACACCGAGACCACCGGCCTGGCCCCGCTGGCTGGCGATGAGATCGTCTCCCTGGCCGGCGTCAAGATCGTCAACCGGGGCATCGTCGTCGGCGAGGCCTTTGACCGGCTGGTCCACCCCGGCCGGAGCATCCCGCCGTCCTCGGTGCGGTTCCACGGCATCACCGACGACCAGGTGCGCTCGATGCCCCGCATCGAGGAGGTGCTGCCCCTGTTCCACGCCTTTGTCGGGGAGGCGGTGCTGGTCGGCCACAACGCGGCCTTCGACCTGCGCTTCCTCCGGATGAAGGAGCGGCGGGCCGGCGTGACCTTCACCGGCCCGGTGCTGGACACCTTGGCCCTCTCCCGGCACCTGCACGGCCACACCCCCGGCCATTCCCTGGACGCGGTCGCCCAGCGCCTGGGGGTGGAGATCCACGGCCGCCACACCGCCCTGGGCGACGCCCTCATCACCGCCCAGGTGTTCCTCAAGCTCCTCCACCTGCTGGAGGCGCAGGGGATCACCACCCTGGGCCAGCTGGAGATGGCGCTGCAAGCGGGATGAGGCGGCAGCCAGGCCCGGACTGAGGCCAGCCTTTCCACCGTGTGGCTGTAGCGGCAAAACCAAAGCGGCCGCCGCGTAGATGGCTGGGCAGCTCCCTCTCGCAAGCGGCCGAAATATGTCGTGACTTCTATCCACTAATCTGGTACGCAGTATGCGTATCATATTTCTTGAACAACACCCCCCAAGCCTATCACGTGCGGTTCGCCACCGTGATGCTCAAACCGGGGGGTTACTTTTTTGGGAGCGTCTCATGCGCTATGAAAAGCGCCCCCTATCCATAACGGACCAAGCCCAGCTTCTCCTACGCCGCGGCCTTGTCTGCAAGGAGCTCGATAAGCTTCAGCACTATCTGACCCATATCGGATACTATCGTCTGAGCGCCTATTGGCTACCTTTCGAGGTGCCGGCTGATGCTGAGGCGTCCTCCCGCACGCACCAGTTTCGACCAGAAACCACCTTTGAGCAGGTCCTGGCGCTGTACATCTTCGACCGCAAGCTGCGTCTTCTGGTCATGGAAGCCCTTGAGCGGGTTGAGACGGCCATACGCAGTCACTGGGCAAACGCCTTAGCCTTGCGCCATGGGAGCCATGCGCACATGAAGCCGCAAGTGTTCAAGTGCCCGTGGGAACATGCCAAGGACCTTGCCCGCATCGCTTCGGAATTGAAGGACAGCAGCGAAGTCTTCGTTGTCCACTACCGCAAGCGGTATTCAGAGCCCTTCCTCCCGCCAGTCTGGGCGGTGGTGGAAACCATGAGTCTGGGAACGTTGTCACGCTGGTTCAAGAGTACCCGTGATCCCAAGGCCAAACGTGAGGTCGCCCGCTGTC is a window of Thermodesulfobacteriota bacterium DNA encoding:
- a CDS encoding mechanosensitive ion channel domain-containing protein, whose product is MPDRLSVLLEPAVWKTAASSLLLLLVAVLAGLIVFRLTFRLVRRLNARAAHPLGEAILKHGSGPLRLLLPLACILFVSPSLWLPAPLKAVLRHLFSLAFIAGCAWLFTNTVLVLRDLILARFVLTAGDNLRARTVHTQVNVFTKILLVLIALFAVASMLMTFDKVRQVGVSILASAGVVGIIVGFAAQRSIAALLAGIQIAITQPIRLDDVVVVEGEWGRVEEITLTYVVIRLWDLRRLVVPISQFLERPFQNWTRVSADLLGSVFLYADYTVPVQAVREELLRILKKSPGWDGKTWALQVTSATERTVELRALMSAADAATAWDLRCAVREELLRFLQEQYPECLPRVRADLASPAAVAAGAG
- a CDS encoding MFS transporter, yielding MDRAQRTVEGGLAGFDRQVWTWALCDWANSAFATTVLAGFFPILFKEYWHSAGVESAISTARLGLGNSLASLLVAVLAPLAGVLADQGLGRKKGLLAGTLLGAGATALLMGVPAGGWLFALIVYGAAVVGFSLNTVFTDALLPLVAPRHRLPVASGLGFAAGYLGGGLFFLLAVLATLRPGLVGLHDPSQAALASFGAVALWWLLFTGPALAVIREPRPAAGIMPVFVRLRAAGRQLGSAVAGLRHRRQVALFLAAYWFYIDGVDTIIRMAVDYGLSLGFSSSDLIVALLLVQFVGFPATLAFGRLGSRIGPRPAVLWGLAAYAGVTLWGALMASRWEFFGLAAVIGLVQGGVQSQSRALFARLIPPEEAGQLFGLYNTLGRFAAILGPALMGLVGLVVRRLVLPVAAEPAAVAAANRLAARAGILAVLLLFAAGAALLARVREVDPDQGAPSGGRG
- a CDS encoding DUF294 nucleotidyltransferase-like domain-containing protein — its product is MLSKAAAGFLRKHPPFSFLDQPTLMGLVQALTLKLYPAGALILGPGAGESGGLHIIKEGAVRILSVTGAGDEHLIEHRGVGETFGFLAPGSTSPSDVSVQAVGETVCYVADHASIGKLLDKQPFLRDYLIPGYFPRRPDRKSPPPPARRGLGLETERVLFTTPVRDLAGQEVVTTPWVTPIVEAARLMSARHIGALVIVDDGERPVGMVTCSDLRDRVLACCKDLADPVGEIMSTPLITVAGTDFCFEAFLKMMSRGVHHLLVMEAGRLAGMVTSHDFLVLQGTAPLVVIREIEDQATVDGVADAAGKVRGLIAHLHDQGAGASSILRIITSVNDRIERKILAMAEATLGPPPVPFCWLVFGSAGRKEQTFRTDQDNAIVYQDPAGEKEGLAAEEYCRRLAAFVVDAFRCCGFRLCAGDYMATNPQWRQPLAVWKRMFHSWITAPRERAVFHAVNLFDFRALYGEQRLAADLRRHLLATLPGRAVFFKALVDLAAEYRPPLGLFGSLVLEKDGEHAHHLDLKKKCLAPLNSVVRICSLEVPIPETSTLERLAVLKGRHPLVTRLGDDLGHAFEFLALLRIRHQLAQTGQQIEPDNFIDPRSLSSLELGTVKEICRLVAQAIEELGRRHDLGAQL
- a CDS encoding trehalose-6-phosphate synthase; translation: MPLTDPAPTLLHEGRTRLVAVSNRLPIALARAPGGRWTVKPGAGGLVTALVPVLRHRGGIWIGWSGLTGEEPDLPDLTSASRKVGYRLDMVHLTGEEQRLFYHGFANEVIWPLFHDLQTRCNFQPEYWYQYLAVNRKFAGAVADTSRPGDYVWIHDYHLMGVAQALKTLGVERQTGFFLHIPFPPVDIFLKLPWREQILQGLLDYDLIGFQTMRDRRNFVHCIQHIAPEARVHGRGAVVSLAIGSRQVRVGGFPISIDYEWFAAKAGSRQVADRAWYLHEELPDRQIILGVDRLDYTKGIPQRLEAFRTALARYPELHGKVTLVQVVVPSREGIPEYQALKARIEQMVGEINGRFTRGGWIPIQYLYRSLSQEELLAYYRAAEIALVTPLKDGMNLVAKEFCACSLEESGVLILSEFAGAAAELQRGALLVNPHDIEGVAATIRDAVQMPAAERTGRMRRLRETVRRHTIFRWVDSFLQAAFARKLTDFPALDRVHQEYVPEISLEAPADASGPTMATSPGQTGP
- a CDS encoding TfoX/Sxy family protein: MAHDPEMEQKIAAAGVGGPEVRCRRMFGGLCYLAGGNMAFGIYQDNLIVRLGDAGEAARLVSAGQALPLAITGRVMQGWVMVPKGRLLSLADYRGWLEKGLACARSLPAKG
- a CDS encoding nucleotidyltransferase domain-containing protein — translated: MTVRGLADRTAGAGLGGRRQRYRACLEAGLAAALELLAHRPEVQEVLVIGSQGQGRGNLFSDLDLVVVMDSRLGFLERTAALYTEEAPLLEVDLDLFVYTPAEWERMQVRPFFRSALAAGRRLYAKTGG
- the otsB gene encoding trehalose-phosphatase; translation: MSVARPMPHGPAQWPLPETGLEAPRLVRFWQRLPHRFHRTLLLDYDGTLAPFRAQRDEAVPFPGVRELLDAIIADRGCRLVVVSGRAIDDLIPLLGLQAAPEIWGSHGLERLHADGRRQRARLSARVRQGLEEAWLLAQAVGWPERCETKPGCVAWHWRGLSPAEARAPLARIHDAWTGIATRYGLALHPFDGGLELRTRHGNKGDAVRAVRRESGVHGIAAYLGDDLTDEDAFAALGDGDLGLLVRPQVRPSRAGVWLRPPEELLAFLAHWRALCAAGPCISQGGLHAPDRSRPHPSA
- a CDS encoding response regulator, which translates into the protein MPRVLIVDDEPHIALALELLMKREGFEVVVADNGRQALAAASELHPDLILLDIMMPEMDGYEVCQRLRADAAHAGTAIIMLTAKGREVEREKGLALGADLYITKPFSTREVVARMREVLAERRPRVAPGQSAAAD